The genome window tttaaacaagtgCGCTCTATTGCACACCGCTGGAATACGCGCGAAAAATGGgagatttcatttttgctcgctttttttgcatttcaagcatttttttaaaattaaagcaagaatattttcagtttcagaattacattttttagaGATGGCTTCCAGCTCGACCGCATATTATCTGAAAGACGCCGGATTCCATATTCGCAATATTCCGAAAGCTTGGAATGATTGGAACTTGTTCCATGTCttccaaaactttggaaaagtCAGTTATTGCCGTGTTGTTGGACAATCCAACGATGGTCAAGTTCAATTGGGGTAAGATAGTGAGACTCTAGAAACGATTCATTTAAAATCTTCAGATTTGTGAACATGATGTCGGTAGCAGATGCTGATGAAGTTCGCAAGAATTTGAACGACGGAAATCTGATCGGCGAAAATTTCACGTTGAAGGTGAGCGTTGCGAatatataaattcaaattaaaactgtaattttaagGTTACCGATCATAAGAACGTCGGAGGATCTCTTCTCCCAATGGCTTCCAATTCCGTTCAGAAGCTTGTATCATCTCCACCATCGAAAAGCGGACCAGTTCTTCTATCATCATCCTGGCTTCCACTCAACAAGGATATCGAGGTTTCTTACTTTTCCTTCAGcttatattaaattttcaatttaggtCGAAGTTGTCGACTATCTTCCATCCTCATCAGTGGCTCCAGATCTTTTCGCGTTGACTCTTCTCCGCATAAATGATTCGtcaatgaaagaaaaatatgattcaATGCACGAGAAAATGAACGCGTATGCTCAAATTGTTCCATTCGATTCGGAGCTCGAAATTGGCTACGATGGAGTCTTCCGTGATGCTCCCCGTTCCGTTCGACGCGTTCGACGCATCTCAGCCACCAAGCTTTATCTCgttgattttggaaaaattatcaattatgAGAAGGCAAAATGCTTCCaattgccaaaagttttcCAGTCGATGCCGACAAGGGTAAGAGTTCCATTCAAAtgtttaacatattttttctatttattttcaggtttccTTGTGTGGACTAGATGGTCTTACCTGGTCACCAGTCGCCATTCCATCATTTGATAATATTCGCGAGGTTGTTAAAAAATGGGGACAAATGGAAAATTCGACGCTTCACGCCATGGCTTGTGGATTTCAAGGCTCTATTAACATGATCAATCTGTTCTGTGGAAAATGtgcgttttttcttttgaaaattcccctcataataatttttacagcGATTCTTGCTGACCGTCTTCAACGTAAAGGTGTCTGTGAATACTTGCCACGCAGTCAGCAGCCACACTATGCATACTCCCGCGAGACTCTTCTTCAGCACAATAATTCTGGAGTGGTGAGATTTGATGATTTAAAgggattttcagttttaatttggctttattttcagactgcTCAAATTTCGAACGATGCTGATGTCGTCAAAGATCTACTCAAGAAGATTGATGGAGTGAAGAACATGCTCCGTGAGCTCGAGCTGTAAATCTgtcccattttttttgtcgaaattacATTGAATCTATGatgttgtcaaaaaaatgaacattttaattcaGTGTCAGATTTTATAAGAAcaacaacaagaaaaataacaacgagaaaacaacaaaaagaaaagaaaatcaacaagaaaaaaatcaagaaactttgaaaagtgaaaactaATCGCTGTTCCAGGCGTCGTAATTCAAGAAGTTGGTTACAACATTGTGTCGCATCCTTTCCATCTTGCCGGAAGCTTCACGAATTTTTCCTGCCAATTCAGAGGAAGATCCGTTTTTAAGCGTCTgaaatgaaattaatattatattttgataacATTGTTCGCGGTTACATTAGCGCTCATGGCCAGGGTAACACCGTCCAGAACGATTCCGATGGCTGCAACGCTCTGCAGCATTCCTTTCATAAGTGCATTCGTGAGATGGCCCTAAAAACGaaggtaaaaatttaaatttcaaaaaaacaactattcTACCATGGAAGATGCGGCCATTTTAATTCCGAATCCTGTGATTCCGGCGAGAGAAACAccaaaaagtgttttcaaaTGAGACTGGACATCgtcgaagtttttgaaaatctttgacGATTGCTTGTCCTCC of Caenorhabditis elegans chromosome II contains these proteins:
- the tofu-6 gene encoding Embryonic developmental protein tofu-6 (Confirmed by transcript evidence); protein product: MASSSTAYYLKDAGFHIRNIPKAWNDWNLFHVFQNFGKVSYCRVVGQSNDGQVQLGFVNMMSVADADEVRKNLNDGNLIGENFTLKVTDHKNVGGSLLPMASNSVQKLVSSPPSKSGPVLLSSSWLPLNKDIEVEVVDYLPSSSVAPDLFALTLLRINDSSMKEKYDSMHEKMNAYAQIVPFDSELEIGYDGVFRDAPRSVRRVRRISATKLYLVDFGKIINYEKAKCFQLPKVFQSMPTRVSLCGLDGLTWSPVAIPSFDNIREVVKKWGQMENSTLHAMACGFQGSINMINLFCGKSILADRLQRKGVCEYLPRSQQPHYAYSRETLLQHNNSGVTAQISNDADVVKDLLKKIDGVKNMLRELEL